A window of Rhinolophus ferrumequinum isolate MPI-CBG mRhiFer1 chromosome X, mRhiFer1_v1.p, whole genome shotgun sequence contains these coding sequences:
- the USP51 gene encoding ubiquitin carboxyl-terminal hydrolase 51: protein MAQVPEAASSSGSLVRWSSRGGGGASSEEAVEKAGEMEVEAVGTTKACAGQGTEKMKLEPLQERNPVPEENLTWSGSGGDEVFPSTPPRWPSSSSPLCPRRKPRPRPQPRARFRGPPGPEAPPPPPAQPPPPPPPPPPPSPRPRHWRRPQRRSRPASRPRTRQSCFGDLGGSGDRGGFGDWLLEVEFDQGPAGCSHVESFKVAKNWQKNLRLIYQRFVWSGTPETRKRKAKSCICLVCSTHVNRLHSCLSCVFFGCFTEKHIHKHAETEQHNLAVDLYHGVIYCFICKDYVYDKDIEQIAKETKEKMLKLLTSTSTDVSQQYMASGVEEKQSTCESKERQPKLVKPKKKRRKKSVYTVGLRGLINLGNTCFMNCIVQALTHIPLLKDFFLSDKHKCIMTSPSLCLVCEMSSLFHAMYSGSRTPHIPYKLLHLIWIHAEHLAGYRQQDAHEFLIAILDVLHRHSKDDSVEQEASNPNCCNCIIDQIFTGGLQSDVTCQACHSVSTTIDPCWDISLDLPGSYATFSSQSPERADSTVCRDDHIPGIPSLTDCLQWFTRPEHLGSSAKIKCSSCQSYQESTKQLTMKKLPIVACFHLKRFEHLGKQRRKINTFISFPLELDMTPFLASTKESRMKADQPPTDCAPNENKYSLFAVINHHGTLESGHYTSFIRQQKDQWFSCDDAVITKATIEDLLYSEGYLLFYHKQGLEKE from the exons ATGGCCCAAGTTCCAGAAGCTGCCTCGTCCTCTGGCTCTTTGGTCCGTTGGAGCTCgagaggtgggggaggagccTCGTCCGAGGAGGCGGTTGAGAAGGCGGGGGAAATGGAGGTGGAGGCGGTGGGCACGACGAAGGCGTGTGCCGGCCAGGGAACTGAGAAGATGAAGCTGGAGCCATTACAAGAGCGTAATCCTGTGCCTGAGGAGAACCTGACCTGGAGCGGCAGCGGTGGCGACGAGGTGTTCCCTTCAACCCCACCCCGCTGGCCCAGCAGCTCCTCGCCCCTCTGCCCGCGCCGCAAGCCCCGCCCTCGGCCCCAGCCCCGGGCCCGCTTCCGAGGACCGCCCGGACCCGAggccccacccccgcctccaGCTCa gccgccgccgccgccaccgccgccaccgccgccctCGCCGCGGCCCCGGCACTGGCGCAGACCTCAGCGTAGATCCCGGCCGGCGTCCAGGCCTCGGACGCGGCAAAGCTGTTTTGGTGACTTAGGCGGCTCTGGGGATCGAGGTGGCTTTGGGGACTGGCTGCTGGAGGTGGAGTTTGATCAGGGTCCCGCGGGCTGCTCTCATGTGGAGAGCTTTAAAGTAGCGAAGAATTGGCAGAAGAACCTTCGGTTGATCTACCAGCGTTTCGTTTGGAGTGGGACCCCGGAGACTAGGAAGCGTAAGGCAAAGTCCTGCATCTGTCTTGTATGTAGTACCCATGTGAACAGACTCCACTCTTGTCTCTCCTGTGTCTTTTTTGGTTGCTTTACTGAGAAACATATTCATAAACATGCAGAAACAGAACAGCACAATTTAGCTGTAGACCTCTACCATGGGGTTATATATTGCTTTATATGTAAGGATTACGTATATGACAAAGACATAGAACAGATtgccaaagaaacaaaagagaaaatgttgaaattattaaCTTCCACCTCAACAGATGTTTCTCAACAGTATATGGCATCAGGTGTTGAAGAGAAGCAATCAACCTGTGAGTCAAAGGAACGACAGCCAAAATTGGTGAAACccaagaaaaagaggagaaaaaagtcaGTGTATACTGTAGGCCTGAGAGGGCTAATCAATCTTGGGAACACCTGTTTTATGAATTGTATTGTCCAGGCACTTACCCATATTCCTCTTCTgaaagatttctttctctctgacaagcacaaatgtataatgacaagCCCCAGTTTGTGTCTTGTCTGtgaaatgtcttctctttttcatgcTATGTACTCTGGGAGCCGAACTCCTCACATTCCCTATAAGTTACTGCACCTGATATGGATTCATGCAGAACACTTAGCAGGGTACAGGCAACAGGATGCCCATGAGTTCCTTATTGCAATATTAGATGTGCTGCATAGACACAGCAAAGATGATAGTGTTGAGCAGGAAGCCAGTAACCCCAACTGCTGTAACTGCATTATAGACCAAATCTTTACAGGAGGCTTGCAGTCAGATGTCACATGTCAAGCTTGCCATAGCGTCTCCACCACAATAGACCCATGCTGGGACATCAGTTTGGACTTGCCTGGCTCTTATGCCACATTCAGTTCCCAGAGTCCAGAGAGGGCTGACAGCACAGTGTGTAGGGATGACCACATACCAGGAATCCCCTCACTCACAGACTGCCTTCAGTGGTTTACAAGGCCGGAACACCTAGGAAGCAGTGCCAAAATCAAATGCAGTAGTTGCCAAAGCTACCAGGAATCTACCAAACAGCTCACAATGAAGAAATTACCCATTGTGGCCTGTTTTCATCTAAAGCGGTTTGAACATTTAGGCAAACAGAGACGAAAGATTAATACTTTTATCTCCTTTCCTTTGGAACTGGACATGACTCCATTTTTGGCCTCCACTAAAGAGAGCAGAATGAAAGCTGACCAACCACCAACAGATTGTGCACCCAATGAGAATAAGTATTCCTTGTTTGCAGTGATTAATCACCATGGAACTTTGGAAAGTGGACACTACACCAGCTTTATCCGGCAGCAAAAGGACCAGTGGTTCAGCTGTGATGATGCTGTCATCACCAAGGCTACCATTGAGGACTTACTCTACAGTGAAGGGTATTTACTGTTCTATCACAAACAGGGTCTAGAGAAAGAGTAG